A window from Aliamphritea hakodatensis encodes these proteins:
- the lptC gene encoding LPS export ABC transporter periplasmic protein LptC, translating into MSIRSRLRIFSAVIIVSISVFYLGWQDSTKKSAEKSDKPAHPQADYFIKQSHVKDFATDGLQTQSLTAEFTEHLPTKQRLELQNPHLQFYTDGNITQSVTSNQAEMPDKNKHVEFIGNVIVRDLQQPQQQQTLKTETLTVYTEKKLAQTAAKVTISDQSGRTTGVGMEADFNANTVELQSQVKGLHYVN; encoded by the coding sequence GTGAGCATCCGTTCCCGCCTGCGTATATTCAGCGCCGTCATCATTGTCAGCATCAGCGTCTTCTATCTGGGCTGGCAGGACAGCACTAAGAAATCAGCGGAAAAATCCGATAAGCCGGCACACCCGCAGGCGGACTACTTCATCAAGCAAAGTCACGTCAAAGACTTTGCTACCGACGGGTTACAAACCCAGTCCCTGACCGCCGAATTCACCGAGCACTTGCCGACAAAGCAGCGCCTTGAACTGCAGAACCCTCATCTGCAATTTTACACAGACGGCAACATCACGCAGTCAGTCACCAGTAATCAGGCCGAAATGCCGGATAAAAACAAACACGTAGAGTTTATCGGCAATGTTATTGTCCGGGATCTTCAGCAACCTCAGCAGCAACAGACACTGAAGACGGAAACCCTGACGGTTTATACCGAGAAAAAGCTTGCGCAAACCGCCGCAAAAGTCACAATATCTGATCAGTCAGGCCGCACAACAGGTGTTGGCATGGAAGCTGATTTCAACGCCAACACTGTCGAATTGCAATCCCAAGTAAAAGGGCTTCACTATGTCAATTAG
- a CDS encoding KdsC family phosphatase, giving the protein MLTNISEALIRQMQNIQLAVFDVDGVLTDGKLNFLPDGSEIKNFNTLDGLGIKMLQKAGIQTAIITGRSSPQVEKRAKSLGISYLYQGREDKLTALQDLWADTGFNAENTAYIGDDLPDLAAIRAVTFGATVNGGHQFVRQHADWCTSRQAGQGAGREFCETILAAQNKLDAIWAEYL; this is encoded by the coding sequence ATGCTGACCAATATCTCTGAAGCACTTATCCGGCAGATGCAAAACATACAGCTCGCGGTTTTCGATGTCGACGGTGTACTGACCGACGGCAAACTGAACTTTCTGCCCGACGGCAGCGAAATTAAAAACTTCAACACGCTGGATGGCCTTGGCATCAAAATGCTGCAAAAAGCAGGCATTCAAACGGCAATCATCACTGGCCGAAGCTCTCCTCAGGTTGAAAAAAGAGCAAAATCACTGGGCATTTCCTACCTGTATCAGGGACGGGAAGATAAGCTCACCGCACTTCAGGACCTGTGGGCAGATACCGGCTTTAACGCAGAAAATACCGCTTACATCGGCGATGACCTGCCAGATCTGGCTGCTATCCGGGCGGTTACTTTTGGTGCAACCGTCAACGGCGGCCATCAGTTTGTCCGCCAGCATGCCGACTGGTGCACCAGCCGTCAGGCCGGTCAGGGCGCCGGCAGAGAATTTTGTGAAACCATTCTGGCCGCGCAGAATAAACTTGATGCAATCTGGGCTGAATACCTGTGA
- a CDS encoding KpsF/GutQ family sugar-phosphate isomerase produces MQDTFNFLASARRTIQIEQAAIADLEAHLNGDFDTACQLALNCKGRLIVTGMGKSGHIGKKIAATLASTGTPAFFVHPGEASHGDLGMMTPEDLIIALSNSGETSEVTALLPLIKRMNAPLISITGNPDSTLSRFASANLNVQVTEEACPLGLAPTSSTTAALVIGDALAIALLEARGFSAEDFAFSHPGGSLGRRLLLKVADIMHSGDEIPLVSPDTSLDNALLEVTRKRLGMTGIQDATGKLIGIFTDGDLRRTLDQNVDLKHTPISQVMTRECTTAEAEMLAAEALQIMQSHKINALIVLNEAGTPVGALNMHDLLQAGVI; encoded by the coding sequence ATGCAAGACACATTTAATTTTCTGGCTTCAGCGCGGCGCACTATCCAGATTGAACAGGCCGCAATTGCCGATCTGGAAGCACATTTAAACGGTGACTTCGATACCGCCTGCCAACTGGCACTCAACTGCAAAGGGCGGCTGATCGTCACCGGCATGGGAAAATCCGGTCATATCGGTAAGAAAATCGCTGCGACCCTGGCATCCACCGGCACGCCAGCATTCTTTGTCCACCCGGGGGAAGCCAGCCACGGCGACCTGGGCATGATGACACCGGAAGACCTGATCATTGCATTGTCTAACTCCGGTGAAACCAGTGAAGTAACCGCACTCCTGCCGTTAATCAAGCGCATGAATGCGCCTTTGATCAGTATTACAGGAAATCCGGATTCAACCCTGTCACGGTTTGCCAGTGCAAACCTGAATGTACAGGTCACAGAAGAAGCCTGCCCTCTCGGACTGGCACCCACATCAAGCACCACCGCTGCACTGGTAATCGGCGATGCTCTGGCCATTGCGTTACTGGAAGCCCGCGGATTCAGCGCTGAAGACTTTGCGTTTTCTCACCCCGGTGGCAGCCTGGGACGGCGGCTGTTGCTGAAAGTAGCTGACATCATGCACAGTGGCGATGAAATCCCGCTGGTCAGCCCTGATACGTCACTGGATAACGCCTTACTGGAAGTTACCCGTAAACGTCTGGGTATGACCGGTATTCAGGATGCAACCGGTAAACTCATCGGCATTTTCACCGACGGTGATTTGCGACGTACCCTTGACCAGAATGTCGACCTTAAACACACCCCGATCAGCCAGGTGATGACCCGCGAATGCACCACGGCCGAGGCAGAAATGCTCGCAGCTGAAGCCCTGCAAATCATGCAGAGCCATAAAATTAATGCCCTGATCGTACTGAACGAAGCAGGCACACCTGTCGGCGCACTGAACATGCATGACCTGCTACAGGCCGGAGTAATCTGA
- a CDS encoding calcium/sodium antiporter: MFESQKLMLYPILALLTGFVVLVWSADRFVDGAAATAKNFGMSPMLIGLTIVSFGTSAPEILVSAMASTSGAGGLAIGNALGSNIANIGLVLGVTALITQLPVKSGVLKREIPLLLGVTLLAGLVLFDQYLGLTDALMLAAALIFSLFMFARFQKSAENDELASEEEELPDMTTAKAVFWLILGLALLAASSRALVWGATEIALELGVSDLVIGLTIVAIGTSLPELAASVASALKGHTDIAIGNIVGSNIFNIAAVMAVPGFLAPIAFDAVVVWRDYGVTLGLTALLLVLALWQKPPRISRPEGALLLIGYAAYLGVLYKMSV; this comes from the coding sequence ATGTTCGAGTCCCAAAAACTGATGCTTTACCCTATTCTTGCTTTGCTCACCGGTTTTGTTGTCCTGGTCTGGAGTGCTGACCGGTTTGTTGACGGTGCCGCCGCCACTGCCAAAAACTTTGGTATGTCGCCGATGCTGATTGGTTTAACCATTGTCTCATTCGGTACTTCAGCACCGGAAATTCTGGTATCAGCAATGGCTTCAACCAGTGGCGCCGGCGGTCTGGCAATCGGTAATGCCCTGGGCTCAAACATCGCCAATATCGGGCTCGTTCTGGGGGTTACAGCCCTGATTACCCAGCTGCCTGTAAAGTCCGGCGTACTCAAACGGGAAATCCCTCTGTTACTCGGTGTGACCCTGCTGGCAGGGCTGGTTCTTTTCGATCAGTATCTGGGGCTGACAGATGCCCTGATGCTTGCTGCTGCGCTGATTTTCAGCCTGTTCATGTTTGCCCGCTTCCAGAAGTCGGCCGAAAATGATGAGCTGGCCAGCGAAGAGGAAGAACTGCCGGATATGACAACGGCTAAAGCAGTGTTCTGGCTGATACTGGGCCTGGCGCTGCTGGCCGCGAGTTCACGGGCTCTGGTGTGGGGTGCCACCGAAATTGCGCTGGAACTGGGCGTCAGCGATCTGGTGATTGGCCTGACAATTGTTGCCATCGGCACCAGCCTGCCGGAACTGGCGGCCTCCGTTGCAAGCGCGCTTAAAGGCCACACGGATATCGCGATCGGTAACATTGTCGGCTCAAACATCTTTAATATTGCCGCGGTGATGGCAGTACCAGGTTTTCTGGCACCAATTGCGTTTGATGCGGTCGTAGTATGGCGTGACTATGGAGTTACCCTTGGCCTTACCGCGTTACTGCTGGTACTGGCACTGTGGCAAAAGCCACCCCGCATCAGCCGCCCGGAGGGCGCATTGCTGCTAATCGGCTATGCTGCGTATCTGGGTGTGCTATATAAGATGAGCGTTTAA
- the mlaF gene encoding phospholipid ABC transporter ATP-binding protein MlaF, with protein MSYLDDSIIDIKQLSFARGDRAIFDGVDIRIPRGKVTAVMGPSGTGKTTLLRLIGGQLKPDNGEILLEKDNIPALSRKDLFRVREKMGMLFQSGALFTDMTVFENVAFPIRVHTDLSEQMIRDVVLMKLHAVGLRGAADMMPSELSGGMARRVALARAIALDPDLVMYDEPFTGQDPIAMGVLVNLIARLNKALGHTSIIVSHDINETLAIADYIYLIADAKVLAHGTAAELRENDSPQVRQFLDGLPDGPVPFHFPADDYLDQLMQG; from the coding sequence ATGAGTTATCTTGACGACAGTATTATCGATATTAAACAGTTAAGTTTTGCGCGGGGAGACCGGGCAATCTTTGATGGCGTTGATATTCGCATTCCCCGGGGGAAAGTGACTGCAGTCATGGGGCCAAGCGGCACGGGTAAAACGACCTTGCTTCGTCTGATCGGCGGTCAGCTGAAACCGGATAATGGCGAGATTCTTCTTGAGAAAGACAATATCCCGGCGCTCTCCCGCAAAGACCTGTTCCGGGTACGGGAAAAAATGGGCATGCTTTTTCAGAGCGGTGCACTTTTTACCGATATGACAGTGTTCGAGAATGTTGCTTTTCCAATCCGTGTACATACCGACCTGAGCGAACAGATGATCCGTGACGTGGTGCTGATGAAGCTTCATGCAGTCGGATTGCGCGGCGCTGCGGATATGATGCCCAGTGAACTGTCGGGTGGTATGGCGCGGCGGGTTGCGCTGGCCCGGGCGATCGCGCTCGATCCGGATCTGGTGATGTATGACGAGCCGTTTACCGGACAGGACCCGATTGCAATGGGGGTGCTGGTGAATCTGATTGCCCGCCTGAACAAAGCGCTGGGGCACACCAGTATCATTGTTTCCCATGATATCAACGAGACACTGGCCATTGCTGATTATATTTACCTGATTGCCGACGCTAAGGTGTTGGCGCATGGCACGGCAGCTGAGTTACGCGAAAACGATTCTCCCCAGGTACGTCAGTTTCTGGATGGTCTGCCGGACGGGCCGGTCCCATTTCATTTTCCGGCTGATGATTATCTCGATCAGCTGATGCAGGGTTAA
- the mlaE gene encoding lipid asymmetry maintenance ABC transporter permease subunit MlaE, whose product MFAKIQALGAAGLNRVEAFGRSGIILSQAVFAIPGRQAWPLFIQQLYSVGVLSLIIIIVSGLFIGMVLSLQGYTILVDYGSEQAVGQMVALSLVRELSPVVTALLFAGRAGSALTAEIGLMKATEQLSSLEMIGVDPLRRIIAPRFWAGMLSLPLLSMIFSVVGIWGGMLVGVDWLGIYEGSFWSNMQNSVDFFEDVVNGLIKALVFGVAVTWIAVYQGYDSVPTSEGISQATTRTVVYASLAVLGLDFILTALMFGDL is encoded by the coding sequence ATGTTTGCAAAAATTCAGGCGCTGGGGGCTGCCGGGCTGAACAGGGTGGAAGCATTTGGCCGTTCCGGCATCATTCTTTCACAGGCGGTCTTTGCGATTCCGGGCCGTCAGGCGTGGCCGTTATTCATTCAGCAACTGTATTCAGTGGGTGTACTGTCGCTGATCATTATCATTGTATCCGGCTTGTTTATCGGCATGGTGCTGAGTCTGCAGGGGTATACCATTCTGGTTGATTACGGCTCTGAGCAGGCGGTGGGGCAGATGGTGGCCCTTAGCCTGGTACGTGAATTGTCGCCGGTGGTGACCGCACTGTTGTTTGCCGGACGGGCCGGGTCTGCACTGACCGCTGAAATAGGGCTGATGAAGGCCACCGAGCAGCTGTCCAGCCTCGAGATGATCGGGGTTGATCCGTTACGCCGGATTATTGCGCCGCGCTTCTGGGCCGGTATGCTCAGCCTGCCGCTGCTGTCCATGATATTCAGCGTTGTTGGAATCTGGGGCGGTATGCTGGTGGGGGTCGACTGGCTGGGCATTTATGAAGGCTCTTTCTGGTCTAATATGCAGAACTCTGTGGACTTTTTTGAAGACGTTGTAAACGGGTTGATCAAAGCACTGGTTTTCGGTGTGGCGGTCACCTGGATCGCGGTTTATCAGGGCTACGACTCTGTGCCGACGTCTGAAGGTATCAGCCAGGCAACGACCCGCACGGTGGTGTATGCGTCGCTGGCGGTACTTGGGCTGGACTTTATTTTGACTGCTTTGATGTTTGGAGATTTATAA
- the mlaD gene encoding outer membrane lipid asymmetry maintenance protein MlaD translates to MRIRGLELAVGFFMLASALALLVLALNVSGLTLSESNRSYKVYALFENIGGLTSRSKVTMSGVKIGQVTAIVLDEDQLMARVEMAIDSNVNYLSLDSSASILTSGLLGEKYIGITTGADEEMLQDGDFIEDTQSALVLEELIGKFLFNEATE, encoded by the coding sequence ATGCGAATCCGGGGACTGGAATTAGCAGTAGGCTTTTTTATGCTGGCCAGTGCGCTGGCGCTGCTGGTGCTGGCATTGAACGTAAGCGGACTTACTCTGTCTGAGAGTAACCGCAGCTATAAAGTCTATGCATTGTTTGAAAACATTGGCGGTTTAACCTCCCGCTCCAAGGTAACCATGTCCGGGGTTAAAATTGGTCAGGTAACGGCAATTGTTCTGGATGAGGATCAGTTGATGGCCCGGGTGGAGATGGCCATTGATTCGAATGTAAATTACCTGAGTCTGGACAGCTCTGCGTCTATCCTGACGTCCGGCCTGCTGGGTGAAAAATATATCGGGATTACGACCGGTGCTGATGAAGAAATGCTACAGGACGGAGATTTTATTGAAGATACTCAGTCCGCGCTGGTATTAGAAGAACTGATTGGTAAGTTTCTGTTTAATGAAGCGACCGAATAA
- a CDS encoding MlaC/ttg2D family ABC transporter substrate-binding protein produces MRKLLSVFSLAVLVALSPVSLASWQAASEPVDKASAEMISVLGDGGLSAGDDVTPLMAEIERLLVPVVDFDYIAKRVMGKYYRKATTEQRAEFTGVFKNTLIRTYAKALVGFEITGYELLPEGRPSPKPNKQIVSVKVRSGGSATYKLDYYMLEQPEGWKLVNVHLDGINLRLNFKNQFASLVKKNRGDVGGVIANWKAQVETDVSK; encoded by the coding sequence ATGCGTAAATTATTATCTGTTTTTAGTCTGGCGGTACTGGTTGCTCTTAGCCCGGTGAGCCTGGCGTCATGGCAGGCTGCCAGTGAGCCGGTTGATAAAGCCAGTGCTGAAATGATCAGTGTTCTGGGTGACGGAGGGTTGTCTGCCGGCGATGATGTGACGCCACTGATGGCAGAAATTGAGCGGCTGCTGGTGCCGGTCGTGGATTTTGACTACATCGCCAAGCGGGTGATGGGTAAATATTACCGCAAGGCAACCACTGAACAGCGGGCAGAGTTTACAGGTGTTTTCAAAAATACCCTGATCAGAACCTATGCCAAAGCGCTGGTGGGCTTTGAAATTACCGGTTATGAACTGTTGCCTGAAGGCCGTCCGAGCCCTAAGCCGAACAAACAGATCGTCAGTGTTAAGGTGCGTTCCGGAGGCAGTGCTACATACAAGCTGGATTACTACATGCTGGAACAGCCCGAAGGCTGGAAGCTGGTAAACGTTCATCTGGACGGTATTAACCTGCGTCTTAACTTTAAGAATCAGTTTGCTTCGCTGGTGAAGAAAAACCGCGGTGATGTTGGCGGTGTAATTGCCAACTGGAAAGCCCAGGTAGAAACGGATGTAAGCAAATAA
- a CDS encoding STAS domain-containing protein, protein MAPFSCKPHAPDTLVLSGDLIFATAEHARQVTEARLAERTGRVVMDFSEISRVDSSALAFWLSCQRLAERNDLSLEALHFPDEMVQMAELVGLSSSRIWK, encoded by the coding sequence ATGGCACCGTTCAGTTGTAAACCGCACGCCCCGGATACCCTGGTGTTAAGCGGTGATCTGATTTTCGCGACAGCCGAACATGCCCGGCAGGTGACAGAAGCCCGTCTGGCTGAACGCACTGGCCGGGTCGTGATGGATTTTTCTGAAATTTCCCGTGTCGACAGCTCCGCGCTGGCATTCTGGCTAAGCTGTCAGCGTCTGGCTGAACGAAATGATCTGTCGCTCGAAGCTCTGCATTTCCCGGATGAAATGGTGCAAATGGCGGAGCTGGTCGGGCTGTCGTCCAGCCGGATCTGGAAATAA
- a CDS encoding BolA family protein — MQIEQVKQLLESKLEGCVVYPEGEGCNFQVTVVGEVFEGLRPVKKQQMVSQCLAEEIANGSIHALTIKTYTPAQWAELQN, encoded by the coding sequence ATGCAAATCGAACAAGTTAAGCAGTTACTGGAGAGCAAACTGGAAGGTTGTGTTGTCTATCCTGAAGGTGAAGGCTGTAATTTCCAGGTAACCGTTGTCGGTGAGGTTTTTGAAGGCTTACGTCCGGTTAAAAAACAGCAGATGGTTTCCCAGTGTCTGGCTGAAGAAATCGCTAATGGCAGTATTCATGCGCTGACTATCAAAACCTATACGCCTGCACAGTGGGCTGAGTTACAGAACTAA
- the murA gene encoding UDP-N-acetylglucosamine 1-carboxyvinyltransferase, translating into MDKLIITGGSRLKGDVKISGAKNSALPILAASLLADEPVTISNLPHLHDITTMLELLRQMGVDLTVDEKLSVEIDTRTINSTVAPYELVKTMRASILVLGPLLAHYGHAEVSLPGGCAIGSRPVDLHIKGLEALGATIVLEEGFIRATCDGRLKGGRVFFDTVTVTGTENILMAAALAEGQSVIENAAREPEVVDLAEFLIAMGADISGHGTDTITVNGVPSLKSCHFPVVADRIETGTYLVAAAATRGSIRVKNTRPDILDAVIQKLEEAGAEIKTGKDWIELDMHGKRPKAVNLVTAPYPAFPTDMQAQFAAMNVVAEGVSRIKETVFENRFMHMQEMTRMGAKITIEGNTAIMEGVDKLTAAPVMATDLRASASLVIAAILAEGETIIERIYHIDRGYECIEEKLQLLGAKIKRVPG; encoded by the coding sequence ATGGATAAACTAATTATTACCGGTGGAAGCCGGCTGAAAGGCGATGTAAAAATCTCCGGGGCAAAGAACTCTGCGTTGCCTATTCTGGCGGCAAGTCTGCTGGCCGATGAACCTGTTACTATCAGCAACCTTCCTCACCTGCACGATATCACGACCATGCTGGAGCTGTTACGCCAGATGGGGGTGGATCTGACAGTCGACGAAAAGCTGAGTGTTGAAATTGACACCCGCACCATCAATTCAACTGTTGCGCCATATGAGCTGGTGAAAACCATGCGGGCGTCCATTCTGGTACTGGGACCGCTGCTGGCTCACTATGGTCATGCGGAAGTGTCTCTGCCCGGTGGCTGTGCAATCGGTAGCCGTCCGGTGGACCTGCACATTAAAGGCCTTGAAGCCCTGGGTGCAACCATTGTACTGGAAGAAGGTTTTATCCGTGCTACCTGTGACGGACGTCTGAAAGGCGGCCGGGTATTCTTCGATACTGTGACAGTAACCGGTACCGAAAATATTCTGATGGCGGCAGCGCTGGCTGAAGGCCAGAGTGTTATCGAGAACGCGGCACGGGAACCTGAAGTGGTGGATCTGGCTGAGTTCCTGATTGCCATGGGTGCTGATATTTCCGGTCACGGAACGGACACAATTACAGTAAACGGTGTACCGTCGCTGAAGTCCTGTCATTTCCCGGTGGTTGCTGACCGTATTGAAACCGGTACCTATCTGGTCGCCGCTGCAGCGACCCGCGGTTCTATCCGGGTTAAGAATACCCGTCCTGATATTCTGGATGCGGTTATCCAGAAGCTGGAAGAAGCCGGCGCCGAAATTAAAACCGGCAAAGACTGGATTGAACTCGATATGCACGGTAAACGGCCGAAGGCGGTTAACCTGGTGACGGCTCCTTATCCGGCTTTTCCAACCGATATGCAGGCGCAGTTTGCAGCCATGAATGTTGTGGCCGAAGGTGTCAGCCGCATTAAGGAAACGGTATTTGAAAACCGTTTCATGCATATGCAGGAAATGACCCGCATGGGTGCCAAGATCACCATCGAAGGTAATACGGCAATCATGGAAGGTGTGGATAAGCTGACAGCAGCGCCGGTTATGGCGACTGACCTGCGGGCATCTGCAAGTCTGGTTATTGCTGCAATTCTTGCCGAAGGTGAGACCATCATTGAGCGGATTTACCACATTGACCGTGGTTATGAGTGCATTGAAGAAAAACTGCAATTATTGGGCGCTAAGATTAAGCGGGTGCCGGGTTAA
- the hisG gene encoding ATP phosphoribosyltransferase, with product MKQQLTIALSKGRILKDTLPLLEAANILPAEDIFSSRKLIFDTNHDNIKLVVIRATDVPTYVEHGGADMGVAGKDVLMEYGAKGVYEPLDLDIARCKLMTASLKDAPPVSGRIKVATKFVNVTKEYYARQGHQVDIIKLYGAMELAPIMGLADRIVDIVDTGNTMRANGLVPLEEIAYVSSRLVVGKAAMKMKHRQIQPIIEQLAAAVEARKSEGK from the coding sequence ATGAAACAGCAATTGACTATAGCCCTGTCGAAAGGGCGTATTCTGAAAGACACGTTACCGTTGCTCGAAGCGGCGAATATCCTGCCTGCAGAAGATATCTTCAGCAGCCGTAAACTGATCTTTGATACCAACCATGACAACATTAAACTGGTTGTGATCAGAGCCACTGACGTGCCAACGTATGTTGAACATGGTGGCGCAGACATGGGTGTGGCAGGTAAAGACGTGCTGATGGAGTACGGCGCCAAAGGTGTCTATGAACCGCTGGATCTGGACATTGCCCGCTGTAAGCTGATGACTGCATCTCTGAAGGACGCGCCGCCGGTATCCGGGCGGATTAAAGTTGCCACCAAGTTTGTCAATGTCACCAAAGAATACTATGCCCGTCAGGGGCATCAGGTAGACATCATCAAGCTGTACGGTGCGATGGAGCTGGCGCCGATTATGGGGCTGGCTGACCGGATCGTGGACATTGTGGATACCGGTAACACCATGCGTGCCAACGGTCTGGTACCGCTGGAAGAAATTGCTTATGTCAGTTCCCGGCTGGTCGTCGGTAAGGCTGCGATGAAAATGAAGCATCGTCAGATTCAACCGATTATTGAGCAGTTAGCCGCCGCAGTAGAAGCAAGAAAGAGTGAAGGTAAGTAA
- the hisD gene encoding histidinol dehydrogenase has product MAELNVLRLDSQQEDFATQMDSLLAWEAVSNKEVNAIVDDILLQVKQRGDAAVVEFSNRFDRLNVSSMAELEFSKEQLQEALATLPADQKEALQTAADRVRDYHEKQLGESWQYREADGTLLGQKVTPMDKVGLYVPGGKASYPSSVLMNAIPAKVAGVEELIMVVPTPDGEVNQLVLAAAALSGVDRAFSVGGAQAVAALAYGTETVPKVDKIVGPGNIFVATAKRAVFGAVGIDMIAGPSEILVICDGQTDPDWIAMDLFSQAEHDEDAQPILVSPDAAFLDKVEASINKLLPTMEREAIIRVSMTDRAALIKVPDLSAAAVVSNRVAPEHLELSIAEPEALLPEIKHAGAIFMGRYTAEALGDYCAGPNHVLPTSGTARFSSPLGVYDFQKRSSLIMFSEEGASEMGKVASVLARGESLTAHARSAEYRIKD; this is encoded by the coding sequence ATGGCTGAGTTAAATGTATTACGGCTGGACAGCCAGCAGGAAGATTTCGCCACGCAGATGGACAGTCTGCTGGCCTGGGAAGCGGTTTCTAACAAAGAAGTTAATGCCATTGTTGATGATATTCTCCTGCAGGTAAAACAGCGTGGAGACGCAGCAGTTGTTGAGTTCAGCAACCGTTTTGACCGCCTTAATGTTTCTTCAATGGCTGAGCTTGAGTTCTCTAAAGAACAGCTGCAGGAAGCGCTGGCTACCTTGCCGGCGGATCAGAAAGAAGCGTTGCAAACTGCCGCTGACCGGGTTCGCGACTATCACGAGAAGCAGCTGGGTGAATCCTGGCAGTACCGTGAGGCTGACGGCACTTTGCTGGGCCAGAAAGTCACGCCAATGGATAAAGTGGGTCTTTACGTGCCGGGTGGCAAGGCATCTTATCCGTCTTCTGTGTTAATGAACGCGATTCCTGCAAAGGTTGCCGGTGTTGAAGAACTGATCATGGTTGTGCCGACGCCGGACGGTGAGGTCAATCAACTGGTACTGGCGGCAGCGGCGTTATCCGGTGTAGACCGGGCGTTTTCCGTAGGCGGTGCGCAGGCGGTAGCCGCACTGGCGTACGGAACCGAAACGGTGCCTAAGGTCGATAAAATTGTTGGCCCGGGTAACATTTTTGTTGCCACGGCGAAACGGGCAGTATTCGGTGCGGTGGGCATTGATATGATTGCCGGACCTTCTGAGATTCTGGTGATCTGTGATGGTCAGACTGATCCTGACTGGATTGCCATGGATCTGTTCTCTCAGGCTGAACACGATGAAGATGCACAGCCTATTCTGGTTTCGCCGGATGCAGCGTTCCTGGACAAGGTAGAAGCGAGCATTAACAAGCTGTTGCCGACTATGGAGCGTGAAGCCATTATCCGTGTATCTATGACTGATCGTGCTGCTCTGATTAAAGTACCTGATCTGTCTGCTGCTGCCGTTGTCAGCAACCGGGTAGCGCCGGAGCACCTGGAGTTATCAATCGCTGAGCCTGAAGCCCTGTTACCTGAAATTAAGCACGCCGGTGCGATCTTCATGGGACGTTATACTGCAGAAGCACTGGGTGACTATTGTGCAGGCCCCAACCACGTGTTGCCGACCTCCGGTACCGCGCGCTTCTCATCGCCACTGGGGGTGTATGACTTCCAGAAACGTTCATCTCTGATTATGTTCTCTGAAGAGGGGGCGTCAGAAATGGGTAAGGTCGCATCTGTGCTCGCCCGTGGTGAAAGCCTGACGGCACACGCCCGGTCGGCAGAGTATCGGATCAAAGACTGA